In Fusarium oxysporum f. sp. lycopersici 4287 chromosome 2, whole genome shotgun sequence, a genomic segment contains:
- a CDS encoding acetoacetate decarboxylase has protein sequence MGYVKTAEEVEAYDSFYTKVNSNVHAVGAAFVTTEEFARSVVPPCFEIPSPPTGSFYACTNCEEIDGERTGEDEEAGVVAIDVLYEGRPGSYSLSVFVTRDQSMATGREAWSMPKKLGEVHLMGNGLKAIVMAQRKGAEMRLETVLKAPEFFSSPEPTTSTFYELKTGINAAGGLQHAPVLIEFQVTQRTYMHQDADVNKTEIFLKGTDDDPLHTVPVRQITSAYSSGFIMNTKVCRQVQLATDVDYRPYMYGRFFDDWPRTAAKAKKARQSHQQN, from the coding sequence ATGGGTTACGTCAAAACTGCTGAGGAGGTCGAGGCCTATGATTCCTTCTATACAAAGGTCAACTCCAATGTTCACGCTGTAGGTGCGGCCTTTGTGACGACAGAGGAATTCGCTCGCTCAGTGGTCCCACCCTGCTTCGAGATCCCATCTCCTCCCACAGGAAGCTTCTATGCTTGCACCAACTGTGAGGAGATCGATGGCGAACGGACCggcgaagacgaggaagctGGCGTTGTCGCCATCGACGTCCTGTACGAAGGCCGTCCCGGCAGCTACTCGCTTTCCGTCTTCGTTACTCGAGACCAGTCAATGGCTACGGGCCGTGAGGCCTGGTCCATGCCTAAGAAACTGGGCGAGGTGCATCTGATGGGCAATGGCCTGAAAGCAATCGTCATGGCTCAGCGCAAGGGCGCTGAGATGCGACTTGAGACCGTCCTCAAGGCTCCAGAGTTCTTCTCGTCCCCAGAGCCTACAACCTCTACCTTCTATGAGCTCAAGACGGGAATCAATGCTGCCGGTGGACTTCAGCACGCACCGGTCCTTATTGAATTCCAAGTGACTCAGAGGACCTACATGCATCAGGACGCCGATGTGAATAAGACCGAAATATTCCTCAAAGGAACTGACGATGATCCCCTACACACTGTACCTGTTCGCCAGATCACTTCGGCGTATTCGTCTGGCTTCATCATGAACACCAAGGTGTGCAGACAGGTCCAGCTAGCTACTGACGTTGATTACCGTCCCTACATGTATGGTCGATTCTTCGATGACTGGCCACGAACTGCtgcaaaggccaagaaggcccGGCAATCGCATCAACAGAACTAG